The proteins below come from a single Mycolicibacterium sp. TY81 genomic window:
- a CDS encoding peroxynitrite isomerase: MPDLHPDVAVLAPLLGTWAGTGSGEYPTIASFDYLEEVTFGHVGKPFLAYSQRTRAADDGRPLHAETGYLRVPAPGRIEWVLAHPTGITEVLQGTISTDGEFVLDLATTDIGRTDSAKEVDALRRWFRLDGDTLSYNVRMAAVGIPLRHHLAAVLHRKDA; this comes from the coding sequence ATGCCCGATCTGCACCCCGACGTCGCGGTCCTGGCGCCGCTGCTGGGCACCTGGGCCGGCACCGGCTCCGGTGAGTACCCGACCATCGCCTCGTTCGACTACCTCGAAGAGGTCACCTTCGGCCATGTCGGCAAGCCGTTCCTGGCTTACAGCCAGCGCACCCGCGCGGCCGATGACGGACGTCCCCTGCACGCCGAGACCGGCTATCTCCGGGTGCCCGCGCCCGGTCGCATCGAATGGGTGCTGGCGCATCCCACCGGCATCACCGAGGTGCTGCAGGGCACCATCAGCACCGACGGCGAGTTCGTGCTGGATCTGGCCACCACCGACATCGGGCGTACCGACTCCGCGAAAGAGGTTGACGCCCTGCGTCGTTGGTTCCGGCTCGACGGAGACACGTTGAGCTACAACGTCCGCATGGCCGCCGTGGGCATCCCGCTGCGCCACCACCTCGCGGCTGTGCTGCATCGGAAGGACGCATGA
- the lipE gene encoding lipase LipE: MTEPQTGRIRVPTDLDSATAIGTEDHTDVDPQAVERIWQAARHWYAAGMQPAIQVCLRQNGRVVLNRAIGHGWGNGPDDPVDAEKIPVGVDTPFCVYSAAKAISTTVVHMLVERGELDLDARVCDYLPTYTSHGKDRTTVRHVVTHSAGVPLATGPRPDLKRMNDSEYAREMLGNLRPIYRPGLVHMYHGLTWGPLIREIVSAATGRNIRDILATEILEPLGFRWTNYGVAPEDVPLVAPSHVTGKPLPAPMAAAFKKAVGGTPNQIIPFSNTPDFLTSVVPSSSTVSNAVELSRFAEMLCRGGELDGVRVLRPETLRAATAPCRRLRPDIAVGLQPMRWGTGYMLGSKRFGPFGKGAPAAFGHTGLTNIAVWADPARNLAAAVVSSGKPGGHPEANRYPALLDTIAREIPQSG; encoded by the coding sequence ATGACGGAACCACAGACCGGCCGGATTCGGGTCCCCACCGACCTGGACTCGGCCACAGCCATCGGCACCGAAGACCACACCGACGTCGATCCGCAAGCGGTAGAACGGATTTGGCAGGCGGCACGGCACTGGTACGCAGCCGGGATGCAGCCGGCCATCCAGGTCTGCCTGCGCCAGAACGGTCGGGTCGTGCTCAACCGCGCGATCGGCCACGGCTGGGGCAACGGGCCGGACGATCCGGTGGACGCCGAGAAGATCCCCGTCGGCGTCGACACCCCGTTCTGCGTGTACTCGGCCGCCAAGGCGATCAGCACGACCGTCGTGCACATGCTCGTCGAACGCGGCGAGCTCGACCTGGACGCCCGCGTCTGCGACTACCTGCCGACGTACACCAGCCACGGCAAGGACCGCACCACCGTGCGGCACGTCGTCACCCACAGCGCCGGGGTTCCGCTGGCCACCGGGCCGCGGCCGGACCTCAAGCGGATGAACGACAGCGAGTACGCCCGCGAGATGCTCGGGAATCTGCGGCCGATCTACCGGCCAGGCCTGGTCCACATGTATCACGGCCTGACCTGGGGCCCGCTGATCCGCGAGATCGTCTCAGCCGCAACGGGTCGCAACATCCGCGACATCCTGGCCACCGAGATCCTCGAGCCGCTGGGCTTCCGCTGGACCAATTACGGCGTCGCGCCGGAGGATGTTCCGCTGGTCGCGCCGAGTCACGTCACCGGCAAGCCACTGCCGGCACCCATGGCGGCGGCGTTCAAGAAGGCGGTCGGCGGCACCCCGAACCAGATCATCCCGTTCAGCAACACCCCGGACTTCCTGACCAGCGTGGTGCCGTCGTCGAGCACGGTCTCCAACGCCGTCGAGCTGTCGCGCTTCGCCGAAATGCTCTGCCGCGGCGGGGAACTCGACGGGGTTCGGGTGCTGCGCCCGGAGACCCTGCGCGCCGCGACCGCCCCCTGCCGGCGCCTGCGGCCCGACATCGCAGTGGGACTCCAGCCGATGCGCTGGGGCACTGGATACATGTTGGGCTCCAAGCGATTCGGCCCGTTCGGCAAGGGCGCGCCGGCCGCCTTCGGGCACACCGGACTGACCAACATCGCGGTGTGGGCCGACCCGGCCCGGAACCTTGCCGCCGCCGTGGTCAGCAGCGGCAAGCCCGGCGGTCATCCCGAGGCCAACCGGTATCCGGCGCTGCTCGATACGATCGCCCGGGAGATTCCGCAGTCCGGGTAG
- a CDS encoding SDR family NAD(P)-dependent oxidoreductase, with the protein MHIDLTGKTALVTGSTQGIGLAIAEGLAASGARVAVNGRSEERVQAAVAELTGKGFADVIGVAADVTTEDGVAQLVQQLPDVDILVNNLGIFGSTPAQEITDDEWRRYFEVNVLSAVRLIRTYLPGMTERGWGRAIQIASDSAIVIPEEMIHYGTSKTALLAVTRGFAKDAAGTGVTVNSVIAGPTHTGGVEDFVYQLVDKNLPWDEAQREFMIKFRPQSLLRRLIEPEEIANMVVYLSSEQSSATTGAAVRADGGYVDSILP; encoded by the coding sequence GTGCACATTGATCTGACCGGCAAAACCGCCCTGGTAACCGGTTCCACGCAGGGCATCGGGCTGGCCATCGCCGAAGGGCTGGCCGCCAGCGGGGCCCGCGTCGCGGTGAACGGACGCAGCGAAGAACGCGTCCAAGCGGCCGTCGCCGAACTCACCGGCAAGGGATTCGCCGACGTCATCGGCGTCGCCGCCGACGTCACGACCGAGGACGGCGTCGCCCAACTCGTCCAACAACTTCCGGATGTCGACATCCTGGTGAACAACCTCGGCATCTTCGGGTCGACGCCGGCGCAGGAGATCACCGACGACGAATGGCGGCGGTACTTCGAGGTGAACGTGCTGTCTGCTGTGCGGCTCATCCGCACCTACCTCCCGGGGATGACGGAGCGCGGGTGGGGCCGCGCGATCCAGATCGCCAGCGACTCGGCGATCGTCATCCCGGAAGAGATGATCCACTACGGCACGTCCAAGACCGCGCTGCTCGCGGTGACCCGCGGTTTCGCCAAGGATGCGGCGGGTACCGGCGTGACGGTGAACTCGGTGATCGCGGGCCCGACGCATACCGGTGGCGTCGAGGACTTCGTCTATCAGCTGGTCGACAAGAACCTGCCGTGGGACGAGGCGCAGCGCGAGTTCATGATCAAATTCCGTCCACAATCGTTGCTGCGCAGGCTGATTGAGCCCGAGGAGATCGCCAACATGGTCGTGTACCTCAGCTCGGAGCAGTCGTCGGCCACCACCGGCGCCGCGGTGCGCGCCGACGGCGGTTACGTCGACTCGATCCTGCCCTGA
- a CDS encoding NAD(P)/FAD-dependent oxidoreductase — translation MRGRVVIAGLGDSGILAAVRLAPHADVVGISVKDGLVSGQELGMRVARPDAWARDYFIGFRRFRGLDSVRIVHGALTGADLDARTVTVETADGTETVEPFDVLVISTGTTNGFWRRPTLQTADDVAADLHDTHERLARAQRIAVVGGGATAVSSAGNLARSWPDKVVDLYFPGAQILPGYHVGTQVRVAQRLAELGVRLHLGHRAVLPPNRDEITAGPIEFSTGQPDGEADAVLWAVGRVRPNTAWLPTEILDDDGFVRVTPELTVPGYPGVFAVGDVAATDPLRTSARNGGGALVARNVLAQLRSRKLRRYRPPAVRWGSVLGPQPDGLEVFTPWGQAVRFPAWTVDRVLQRFVVRRQLYRGVRD, via the coding sequence GTGCGGGGGCGCGTCGTCATCGCCGGGCTGGGGGACAGCGGCATCCTCGCCGCTGTCCGCCTGGCCCCGCACGCCGACGTGGTCGGTATCTCGGTCAAGGACGGCCTGGTCAGCGGTCAGGAACTCGGCATGCGCGTCGCGCGGCCCGACGCCTGGGCGCGGGACTACTTCATCGGTTTCCGGAGATTCCGTGGCCTGGATTCGGTGCGGATCGTGCACGGGGCGCTGACGGGCGCCGACCTGGATGCCCGCACGGTCACGGTGGAGACGGCTGACGGTACCGAGACGGTCGAGCCGTTCGATGTGCTGGTGATCTCGACCGGAACGACCAACGGGTTCTGGCGCCGCCCGACGCTGCAGACCGCCGACGACGTCGCGGCGGATCTGCATGACACCCACGAACGCCTGGCACGGGCGCAGCGCATCGCCGTCGTGGGTGGCGGCGCCACGGCGGTGAGCAGTGCCGGGAACCTGGCACGCAGCTGGCCCGACAAGGTCGTCGACCTGTATTTCCCTGGCGCACAGATACTTCCGGGTTACCACGTCGGGACCCAGGTGCGGGTCGCGCAACGGTTGGCGGAACTCGGCGTCCGGCTGCATCTCGGGCACCGCGCTGTACTGCCGCCGAATCGCGACGAAATCACCGCTGGACCAATCGAATTCAGCACCGGCCAACCGGACGGGGAGGCCGATGCGGTGTTGTGGGCCGTCGGTCGGGTGCGGCCCAACACGGCGTGGTTGCCTACTGAGATCCTCGACGACGACGGCTTCGTCCGCGTCACCCCGGAGCTGACGGTGCCCGGGTATCCGGGTGTTTTCGCGGTCGGTGATGTCGCGGCCACCGATCCGTTGCGCACCTCGGCCCGTAACGGTGGCGGTGCGCTGGTGGCACGAAACGTCCTCGCCCAGTTGAGGTCCCGCAAGCTGCGCCGCTACCGGCCGCCGGCCGTGCGGTGGGGTTCGGTGCTCGGTCCGCAGCCCGACGGGCTGGAGGTGTTCACGCCGTGGGGACAGGCCGTCCGGTTCCCGGCGTGGACCGTCGACCGGGTGTTGCAGCGGTTCGTCGTGCGTCGTCAGCTGTATCGCGGCGTGCGGGATTGA
- a CDS encoding acyl-CoA carboxylase subunit beta, with product MPEVPFRDDHIELLRRRALTEDAARPDAVQRRHDAGGRTARENILDLVDDGSFVEYGRFAIAAQRARRELDDLIARTPADGLVAGTAHVDGHPCAVLSYDYTVLAGTQGALGHLKKDRLFELIERMKLPTVFFAEGGGGRPGDTDHPTVSSLDVRAFALWAGLSGVVPRIAVVKGRCFAGNAVIAGCSDLIVATEDTSIGMGGPAMIAGGGLGDIAPDAVGPISVQAPNGVVDVVVPDEAAAVSVARQLLGYFRGPTTPGTAPDQTALRTIVPERARRAYQVAPIIETLADDGSVTFLRQKFAPELVTALARIEGRPVGVLANNTMVMAGAITAAASDKAARFLQLCDAFGIPVVSLVDCPGFMVGPAAEAEALVRRGSRLLVAGAALRVPLIAVILRRGYGLGAQAMCGGSLHEPLLTVAWPGAHLGPMGLEGAVRLGLRKELEAIADDEAREQAVRDATAAAQANAAALNSASMFEIDDVIDPAETRSLIAATLATAEPAGLPPRRGFVDTW from the coding sequence ATGCCCGAAGTACCGTTCCGCGACGACCACATCGAGCTCCTGCGCCGGCGGGCGCTCACCGAGGACGCCGCCCGACCGGACGCCGTCCAGCGCCGACATGACGCCGGCGGACGGACGGCCCGCGAGAACATCCTCGACCTGGTCGACGACGGCAGCTTCGTCGAGTACGGCCGGTTCGCCATCGCCGCCCAACGGGCACGGCGGGAGCTCGACGACCTGATCGCGCGCACTCCCGCCGACGGCCTGGTGGCCGGCACCGCCCACGTCGACGGCCACCCGTGCGCGGTGCTGTCGTACGACTACACCGTGCTGGCCGGTACCCAGGGCGCCCTCGGGCACCTCAAGAAGGACCGGTTGTTCGAGCTGATCGAGCGCATGAAACTGCCGACGGTGTTCTTCGCCGAGGGTGGCGGCGGACGCCCCGGCGACACCGATCATCCGACGGTGTCCTCGCTGGACGTCCGCGCCTTTGCGCTGTGGGCCGGCTTGTCGGGCGTCGTGCCACGGATCGCGGTCGTCAAGGGCCGCTGCTTCGCGGGCAATGCGGTGATCGCGGGCTGTTCGGATCTGATCGTCGCGACCGAGGACACGTCGATCGGCATGGGTGGCCCGGCGATGATCGCCGGCGGCGGACTCGGCGACATCGCGCCCGACGCCGTCGGCCCGATCTCGGTGCAGGCGCCGAACGGCGTCGTCGACGTCGTGGTGCCCGACGAGGCTGCCGCGGTCTCAGTCGCCCGCCAGTTACTCGGCTACTTCCGCGGGCCCACCACACCCGGCACCGCGCCGGATCAAACCGCTTTGCGCACAATCGTTCCCGAGCGCGCCCGCCGCGCGTACCAGGTCGCGCCGATCATCGAGACGCTCGCCGACGACGGCTCCGTCACCTTCCTGCGGCAGAAGTTCGCCCCGGAGTTGGTGACCGCGCTGGCCCGGATCGAGGGCCGGCCGGTCGGGGTGCTCGCCAACAACACCATGGTCATGGCCGGTGCCATCACCGCGGCGGCGTCCGACAAGGCGGCCCGATTCCTGCAACTCTGCGATGCCTTCGGGATTCCCGTCGTGTCCCTCGTCGACTGCCCGGGCTTCATGGTGGGACCGGCCGCCGAGGCTGAAGCGCTGGTCCGGCGCGGGTCGCGGCTGCTGGTCGCTGGTGCGGCACTGCGCGTCCCCTTGATCGCGGTGATCCTGCGCCGCGGTTACGGCCTTGGCGCACAGGCGATGTGCGGCGGCAGCCTGCATGAGCCCCTGCTGACGGTGGCCTGGCCGGGCGCACACCTCGGACCGATGGGACTCGAGGGTGCCGTGCGGCTCGGGCTGCGCAAGGAGCTCGAGGCCATCGCCGATGACGAGGCCCGCGAGCAGGCGGTACGGGATGCCACCGCCGCCGCGCAGGCCAACGCCGCCGCGCTCAACTCGGCTTCGATGTTCGAGATCGACGACGTCATCGACCCCGCCGAGACCCGGTCGCTGATCGCCGCGACACTGGCGACCGCGGAACCCGCGGGCCTGCCGCCGCGCCGGGGCTTCGTCGACACCTGGTGA
- a CDS encoding SRPBCC family protein → MQSTATTTVARPIDVVWATLIDHEGMANWGPGISVTIDQPGTPAPNGLGAVRRISAPGPAPAIVEEVVTFDAPNVFGYKARSGVPFPGYAGEVRLTPEGSGTRIDYSLTSTASFPPVKLALVAINQVLLRLFAKAASKA, encoded by the coding sequence ATGCAATCGACTGCAACCACCACTGTTGCCCGCCCGATCGACGTTGTTTGGGCGACCCTGATCGACCACGAAGGCATGGCCAACTGGGGTCCCGGCATCAGCGTGACCATCGACCAGCCCGGCACCCCCGCGCCGAACGGCCTGGGCGCGGTCCGCCGCATCTCGGCCCCCGGGCCGGCGCCGGCGATCGTCGAAGAGGTCGTCACTTTCGATGCCCCCAACGTGTTCGGCTACAAGGCCCGCTCCGGCGTGCCGTTCCCGGGCTACGCGGGCGAGGTGCGGCTGACCCCCGAGGGCTCGGGCACGCGCATCGACTACTCGCTGACCTCGACCGCGTCGTTCCCGCCGGTGAAGCTGGCGCTGGTCGCCATCAACCAGGTGCTGCTGCGCCTGTTCGCGAAGGCTGCGTCGAAGGCGTAA
- a CDS encoding class I SAM-dependent methyltransferase — MVQRRGFNDAVTRFWGFAAPAYDTQVLQRWVYQPAQDEVLAQLRSHDSLTIADIGCGTGIFADRIQRELNAVVTGVDMSEGMLAQAKARSSNVTWLTAPAEDLPFNDGALDAVVTTSAFHWFDQPAALREFHRVLKPGGIAAVTTISPRQVLPLHALSSHILNPAHNPSPAEMKKLFEDAGFTVSEQHRVKRPAWTLIVSDLLTVGTK, encoded by the coding sequence ATGGTTCAACGCCGGGGATTCAATGACGCCGTCACCCGTTTCTGGGGCTTCGCCGCTCCCGCCTACGACACCCAGGTACTGCAGCGCTGGGTCTACCAACCTGCCCAGGACGAGGTCCTGGCACAGCTGCGGTCACACGACTCCCTGACCATCGCCGATATCGGCTGTGGCACCGGTATTTTCGCCGATCGGATCCAACGTGAGCTCAATGCCGTCGTGACCGGGGTGGACATGTCCGAGGGCATGCTGGCCCAGGCCAAGGCGCGGTCGTCGAACGTCACCTGGCTGACCGCACCGGCCGAGGACCTGCCGTTCAACGACGGCGCACTCGATGCGGTGGTGACGACGTCGGCGTTCCACTGGTTCGATCAGCCCGCCGCGCTGCGCGAATTCCATCGGGTGCTCAAGCCGGGCGGCATCGCGGCCGTCACCACCATCAGCCCGCGGCAGGTCCTGCCGCTGCACGCGCTGTCGTCGCACATCCTCAATCCCGCCCACAATCCGTCCCCCGCGGAGATGAAGAAGCTCTTCGAGGACGCCGGGTTCACGGTGTCCGAGCAGCACCGGGTGAAGCGGCCGGCGTGGACGCTCATCGTGTCCGACCTGCTGACCGTGGGAACGAAGTAG